One Deinococcota bacterium DNA window includes the following coding sequences:
- a CDS encoding FAD-dependent oxidoreductase gives MTEHPHITVIGAGMAGSDAALAAAGLGVRVELFEMRPKKMTPAHHTDA, from the coding sequence ATGACAGAGCACCCGCATATCACCGTGATCGGCGCCGGCATGGCCGGCAGCGACGCCGCCCTGGCGGCCGCCGGGCTGGGCGTCAGGGTCGAACTCTTCGAGATGCGGCCCAAGAAGATGACGCCCGCGCACCACACCGACGCC